The proteins below are encoded in one region of Oculatellaceae cyanobacterium:
- a CDS encoding geranylgeranyl reductase family protein, whose translation MMFDCIIVGAGPAGGTAAYHLAKQGHSVVVIEKEALPRYKPCGGGVSPLVAEWFDFDFSPAISVKADVIRYTWNMEDPVQVKLETKEPIWMVRRDIFDHFIIQQAQKQGAELRDSTEVTGIEFKSDHWQVNTANGAVAGRYVIAADGAKGPMAKLLGFKERKRRLSAALEVETPSPAGISPVVHFEFGMVKNGYIWNFPKADGYSIGIGTFRGNEGQDFKKILTEYSNKMFGVDINTNKQYGHPLCLWDGEQKLHTQNAVLAGEAACVVDPFTAEGIRPSMFSGLKASEAIHQALSGDRNALEKYTEVMNNEWGADMKWAQRIAGAFYQFPKIGYKVGVKMPRATNTMAKIQCGELRYSDVAGKAVKRLSSGLIPGFGG comes from the coding sequence ATGATGTTTGATTGCATTATTGTTGGTGCTGGGCCAGCAGGCGGAACTGCTGCGTATCATTTGGCTAAACAGGGGCATTCTGTTGTAGTTATAGAAAAAGAAGCTTTACCTCGATATAAACCCTGTGGTGGTGGGGTATCTCCTCTTGTTGCTGAGTGGTTTGACTTTGACTTTAGCCCCGCTATTTCTGTGAAAGCAGATGTAATTCGCTACACATGGAACATGGAAGATCCAGTACAAGTAAAACTGGAAACCAAAGAACCAATTTGGATGGTACGGCGGGATATTTTTGACCACTTTATTATCCAACAAGCACAAAAACAGGGCGCTGAACTGCGCGACAGTACAGAAGTCACAGGTATTGAGTTCAAGAGTGACCACTGGCAGGTAAATACAGCGAATGGTGCAGTTGCAGGTCGTTATGTAATTGCTGCAGATGGCGCTAAGGGGCCAATGGCAAAGTTGCTAGGTTTTAAAGAACGCAAACGCAGGCTAAGTGCAGCATTGGAGGTAGAAACACCGTCGCCAGCAGGTATTAGCCCAGTTGTTCACTTTGAGTTTGGCATGGTGAAAAATGGCTATATCTGGAACTTTCCAAAAGCAGATGGCTATTCTATCGGTATTGGAACATTTAGAGGCAATGAAGGGCAAGATTTTAAAAAAATTCTGACTGAATATAGCAACAAGATGTTTGGTGTTGATATCAACACCAATAAGCAGTATGGGCATCCTCTATGTTTGTGGGATGGCGAACAAAAACTGCATACACAAAATGCTGTTTTAGCTGGCGAAGCTGCTTGTGTAGTTGATCCGTTTACGGCAGAAGGTATTCGCCCTTCGATGTTTAGTGGTTTAAAGGCATCTGAAGCAATTCATCAGGCTTTAAGTGGCGATCGCAATGCCCTAGAAAAATATACTGAGGTAATGAACAATGAATGGGGCGCTGATATGAAGTGGGCGCAACGGATAGCTGGGGCATTCTATCAGTTTCCTAAAATTGGTTACAAAGTTGGTGTCAAGATGCCCCGCGCCACTAACACTATGGCTAAAATCCAGTGTGGAGAATTGCGTTACTCGGATGTTGCTGGTAAAGCAGTTAAGCGCCTTAGCAGTGGTTTGATTCCAGGTTTTGGTGGCTAA
- a CDS encoding RDD family protein yields the protein MNYFNRVTVQTPESVELEFTLAGIGNRAYALLIDYIVLGLTIVLFWLAWAIFSFGLIDVLTTQFGNSRSIELWLIAIAILLNFFIYMGYFVFFEVLWQGQTPGKRYTKIRVIRDDGRRVSIQQATLRTLLRLIDDTLFIGAFLIMLGRQEKRLGDWAAGTIVIQEEYLVAATNFPISQQAQELATQLPEIANLSQLLPDDFAGIREFLQRRQGMTSQAKADLSLQLARQIKTIISLEKLPAPFTPEVFLEAVYIAYQLSTNNDN from the coding sequence ATGAATTATTTTAATAGAGTTACCGTTCAGACTCCAGAAAGTGTAGAACTTGAATTCACATTAGCAGGTATTGGTAATCGTGCTTATGCCTTGCTAATTGACTATATTGTTTTAGGCTTAACTATAGTCTTATTCTGGCTCGCTTGGGCTATCTTTAGTTTTGGGCTAATTGATGTATTAACGACACAGTTTGGCAATAGCCGTAGTATAGAATTGTGGTTAATCGCGATCGCGATCCTGCTCAACTTCTTTATTTACATGGGTTATTTTGTGTTTTTTGAGGTGTTGTGGCAAGGACAAACACCTGGAAAACGCTATACCAAAATTCGGGTAATTAGGGATGATGGTCGTCGAGTTAGTATTCAACAAGCTACACTCAGAACGCTGCTACGACTAATTGATGACACCCTATTTATAGGTGCTTTTTTAATTATGTTGGGGCGACAGGAAAAGCGTTTAGGAGACTGGGCGGCAGGAACTATTGTTATTCAAGAAGAATATCTAGTCGCCGCTACCAACTTCCCAATTTCTCAACAAGCGCAAGAGTTAGCAACTCAATTACCAGAAATAGCAAACTTATCCCAGTTATTACCTGATGACTTTGCTGGCATTCGTGAGTTTTTGCAGCGTCGCCAAGGAATGACTTCTCAAGCTAAAGCTGACTTGAGTTTACAACTAGCCCGTCAAATCAAAACGATTATTTCCTTAGAAAAATTACCCGCACCTTTCACACCAGAAGTATTTCTAGAAGCTGTATACATTGCTTATCAATTATCAACTAACAACGATAATTGA
- a CDS encoding stage II sporulation protein M, whose translation MNIQRWIARREPNWKRLDALLKQVEKKGLKSLSAVEIKELASLYRSVSADLARGRTHKVGNTLIQDLQILTSRAYNQIYQGSRRQEWQAVVDFYRWGFPAIVQETIGYIAAATILFLLGAIAAWWYAWRDPVFLSLVVPKELIVMVRDDHKLWMGSIVGIEPLASSSIMVNNLSVAFGAIAGGITAGAYTIFLLVYNGLSIGAIATLVGQNHLAYPFWAFVFPHGSLELPAIFLAGGAGLLLARAILFPGQYRRADALKLYGTQASQLVFGIVPMLIIAGTIEGFLSPSPLIPEAFKYIVGMAIFTLLIVYCSRKQSRNL comes from the coding sequence ATGAATATTCAACGTTGGATAGCGCGGCGAGAACCTAACTGGAAGCGCCTTGATGCTTTATTAAAACAAGTTGAAAAAAAAGGGTTAAAGTCTCTTAGTGCGGTAGAGATTAAGGAATTAGCTAGTTTGTATCGCTCTGTATCAGCAGATCTTGCGCGTGGGCGCACTCATAAAGTAGGTAACACTTTAATCCAAGATTTACAAATTTTGACATCTCGCGCCTATAACCAAATTTACCAAGGTTCACGCCGTCAGGAATGGCAAGCGGTAGTGGATTTTTATCGCTGGGGGTTTCCCGCAATAGTGCAAGAGACAATCGGCTATATTGCGGCTGCTACGATACTATTTTTATTAGGTGCGATCGCTGCTTGGTGGTATGCGTGGCGAGATCCAGTTTTTTTGTCGCTGGTTGTACCAAAAGAATTAATTGTAATGGTTAGAGATGATCATAAATTGTGGATGGGGTCAATTGTTGGTATTGAGCCTCTAGCATCCAGTAGCATTATGGTTAATAATTTATCAGTAGCATTTGGTGCGATCGCGGGTGGCATTACGGCTGGAGCATATACCATATTTTTATTGGTATACAACGGGCTAAGTATTGGTGCTATTGCTACCTTAGTTGGTCAAAATCATCTCGCATATCCATTTTGGGCGTTTGTATTTCCTCACGGTTCCCTAGAATTACCAGCAATTTTTTTGGCAGGTGGCGCTGGTTTACTACTAGCTAGAGCAATTTTATTTCCAGGTCAATATCGCCGTGCGGATGCTCTAAAATTGTATGGAACACAAGCATCTCAATTAGTATTTGGAATTGTACCAATGTTAATTATCGCTGGTACAATTGAAGGTTTTTTATCGCCTAGCCCTCTAATTCCTGAAGCATTCAAATACATTGTAGGAATGGCTATTTTTACTCTTTTAATAGTGTATTGTAGCCGCAAGCAATCACGTAATTTATAG
- a CDS encoding LCP family protein, which produces MMSALLLAAAPLQKNQSSSLYSNNYGSYNSPITFQEPINVLVLGIDNSGHPHSSKFTPSEAISGNSDTILLLRIIPATHQINVLSIPRDTRVKLPGKSTNKINDANAKGGIYLAQKAVSKLLSDIPIHRYVRVDTQGFISFADALGGVEINIPKPMRYVDQTQKLDINFSAGIQKLNGKHLQEYVRFRHDDLGDIGRVQRQEVVLKSLLEKFVQPTTWGKLPKLLQVIQENVDTDISLGEMLGIAQFLTHIDKQHINVLMLPGRFSRPNEYTLSYWIADTDNTAAILADYFDTRSRKVDAIEDSPAHLSNLKLTVANTTDEEEQTKQVLRLLEKQGFKNNLITKSGIDAANQPSVKTLIIAQKGNLKAAKAVKNAIGIGEIQVASTGDINSDITVVLGSDFAESKKNSVKKLPGI; this is translated from the coding sequence ATGATGTCAGCATTGTTACTTGCTGCTGCTCCCCTACAAAAAAATCAGTCTTCCTCACTATATAGTAACAATTACGGAAGCTATAATTCGCCAATTACATTTCAAGAACCAATTAATGTGTTGGTTTTAGGTATTGATAATTCAGGGCATCCCCACTCTAGTAAATTTACCCCATCAGAAGCAATATCTGGCAATAGTGATACTATCTTGCTATTGCGTATAATTCCGGCTACGCACCAAATTAATGTTTTATCTATTCCACGAGATACTAGAGTAAAACTCCCAGGAAAAAGTACTAACAAAATTAATGATGCTAATGCTAAAGGAGGAATTTATTTAGCGCAAAAAGCAGTTAGTAAATTGTTATCTGATATTCCTATTCACCGCTACGTTAGAGTTGATACCCAGGGTTTTATTAGTTTTGCCGATGCTTTAGGTGGAGTGGAAATTAATATCCCAAAACCAATGCGTTATGTAGACCAAACTCAAAAGCTCGATATTAACTTCTCTGCGGGAATTCAAAAACTCAATGGAAAACATTTACAGGAATATGTGCGCTTTCGTCATGATGATTTAGGAGATATTGGCAGGGTACAGAGACAAGAAGTAGTTTTAAAATCACTTCTAGAAAAATTTGTTCAGCCAACAACTTGGGGAAAGTTGCCCAAGCTGCTACAGGTGATTCAAGAGAATGTTGATACTGACATATCTCTGGGTGAAATGTTGGGTATTGCTCAGTTTTTAACCCATATTGATAAGCAACATATTAATGTACTTATGTTACCTGGTCGATTTAGCCGACCTAATGAATATACTCTTAGCTATTGGATTGCAGATACGGATAATACTGCTGCTATTTTAGCAGATTATTTTGATACTCGTAGCCGTAAAGTTGATGCTATTGAAGATTCTCCTGCCCACCTTAGTAACCTTAAACTAACAGTTGCCAATACTACAGATGAAGAAGAGCAGACAAAGCAAGTTTTAAGGCTACTTGAAAAGCAAGGATTTAAAAATAACTTGATCACAAAATCTGGAATTGATGCTGCAAATCAACCTAGTGTAAAAACTCTGATTATTGCTCAAAAAGGCAATTTGAAAGCTGCCAAAGCTGTTAAAAATGCTATAGGGATTGGAGAAATTCAAGTAGCATCAACAGGGGATATTAACTCTGATATTACAGTGGTCTTGGGAAGCGATTTTGCTGAGTCAAAAAAGAATAGTGTGAAAAAATTGCCAGGAATTTAA
- the rpmA gene encoding 50S ribosomal protein L27, with the protein MAHKKGTGSTRNGRDSNAQRLGVKRYGGQVVRAGNILVRQRGTSFHPGNNVGLGKDYTIFALIDGIVTFEQKANKRKQVSVYPVVAPTETAPATEPVAS; encoded by the coding sequence ATGGCTCATAAGAAAGGTACAGGTAGTACTCGTAACGGTCGTGATTCTAATGCCCAGAGACTAGGCGTTAAACGCTATGGTGGTCAAGTCGTTAGAGCAGGCAATATTTTGGTGCGTCAACGTGGCACTTCATTTCATCCTGGTAACAACGTTGGTTTAGGCAAAGACTACACTATATTTGCTTTAATTGATGGCATTGTGACCTTTGAGCAAAAAGCTAACAAGCGCAAACAAGTTAGCGTTTACCCTGTTGTTGCCCCTACGGAAACTGCCCCAGCAACAGAACCTGTAGCATCATAG
- the rplU gene encoding 50S ribosomal protein L21 — protein sequence MSYAIIETGGKQLWVEPGRFYDIELLPVEPEAKVSIDKVFFVKHNEDVHIGQPLVEGATVEGTVLRHFRGRKVIVYKMQPKKKTRKKRGHRQEITRLMINSISLNGAVIASHEETSAPEATAQTETE from the coding sequence ATGAGTTACGCAATTATTGAAACTGGCGGCAAACAACTGTGGGTCGAACCTGGTCGCTTTTATGATATCGAACTGCTGCCCGTAGAACCAGAAGCGAAAGTTTCCATTGACAAAGTATTTTTTGTTAAGCACAACGAAGATGTACATATAGGTCAACCGCTAGTAGAAGGCGCTACGGTTGAAGGTACGGTATTGCGCCACTTTAGGGGTCGTAAAGTCATCGTTTACAAGATGCAGCCCAAAAAGAAAACTCGCAAAAAACGCGGACACCGCCAAGAAATCACCCGCCTGATGATTAACTCCATTAGTCTGAATGGTGCAGTAATTGCCTCCCATGAAGAAACCTCTGCACCAGAGGCAACTGCTCAAACTGAGACAGAATAG
- a CDS encoding DUF3747 domain-containing protein, with translation MLISSNKIKHSLLTLTAVLISTMSPGNSANSANFGQKEVEQNNFIAVAMPFHVNRYQLLILEQMSNQQACWSENGYSPIQVEPLLLNFDFTGICGRSTDTNGYSIRKSGEDLGWQYNIEIVKEGDELLLLGTPVQSPDATPMLIGRTNGITDGFVKINLEPGWRFTKRTYKDKTLGHIYLTNDN, from the coding sequence ATGTTAATTTCTAGCAACAAAATTAAGCATTCGCTCTTAACGCTAACAGCAGTATTAATTTCTACGATGAGTCCTGGGAATTCAGCTAATTCTGCTAATTTTGGTCAAAAAGAAGTAGAACAGAATAATTTTATTGCTGTAGCTATGCCTTTTCACGTTAATCGTTATCAACTGCTAATTTTAGAGCAGATGTCCAATCAACAAGCTTGCTGGAGTGAAAATGGTTATAGCCCGATTCAAGTTGAACCGTTACTATTAAACTTTGACTTTACTGGCATTTGTGGACGTAGTACAGATACTAATGGTTACTCCATCCGCAAATCAGGCGAAGATCTAGGTTGGCAGTATAACATTGAGATTGTTAAAGAAGGTGATGAACTGCTGCTATTAGGAACTCCAGTTCAAAGTCCTGATGCAACACCAATGCTTATCGGTAGAACTAATGGCATCACAGATGGTTTTGTCAAAATTAATTTAGAACCTGGTTGGCGGTTTACTAAAAGAACCTACAAGGATAAAACACTAGGACACATCTATCTGACTAACGACAATTAA
- a CDS encoding vWA domain-containing protein, with translation MASNTIEVVFSFDTTGSMYPCLTQVRRNIKNTVTRLMKEIPDIRIGIIAHGDYCDEGSTYVTKQFDLSSDVDAICNFVQNVEPTGGGDAPECYELVLHEAQSLDWKSANSKTLVLIGDDIPHPPAQTPQKLNWRKEVDKLSDLGVTVYGIQALNRPHATPFYKELAEKSGGFHLNLDQFSYITDLFLAVCYQQSSEEQLQAYEQEVVEQGRMSRGLNKIFSTMLQREAVEDYGETDLRAVTPGRFQVLEVDNDISIKAFVLENGLTFKVGRGFYEFTKTETIQGHKEIILMDRKTGDLFEGAAAREMLGLPAGSSVRLKPSNLEKYIVFVQSTSANRKLVGGTRFLYEVEDWKDS, from the coding sequence ATGGCAAGTAATACAATTGAAGTTGTTTTCAGCTTTGATACGACTGGAAGTATGTATCCCTGTCTTACTCAAGTACGGCGTAACATTAAAAATACTGTTACCCGCTTAATGAAAGAAATTCCTGATATTCGGATTGGAATTATTGCTCATGGTGATTATTGTGATGAAGGTTCTACTTATGTAACCAAGCAATTTGATTTATCAAGTGATGTAGATGCTATCTGTAATTTTGTGCAAAATGTTGAACCAACTGGCGGGGGAGATGCGCCAGAATGTTATGAGTTGGTATTGCACGAAGCACAATCTCTTGATTGGAAGTCAGCTAATTCTAAAACTTTAGTGCTAATTGGTGATGATATTCCCCATCCACCAGCGCAAACACCGCAAAAGCTAAATTGGCGCAAAGAAGTAGATAAGTTATCTGATTTAGGTGTAACAGTCTATGGTATTCAAGCTCTTAATCGCCCTCATGCTACTCCCTTTTATAAGGAGTTAGCAGAAAAGTCTGGTGGTTTTCATCTGAATTTAGACCAATTTTCGTATATTACTGATTTGTTTTTGGCAGTTTGTTATCAACAATCTTCTGAAGAACAACTGCAAGCTTATGAACAAGAAGTTGTTGAACAAGGGCGGATGAGCCGTGGTTTAAATAAAATTTTTAGTACGATGCTGCAACGGGAAGCAGTAGAGGATTATGGTGAAACAGATTTGCGGGCTGTTACACCTGGACGGTTTCAGGTTTTGGAGGTAGATAATGATATTTCGATTAAGGCTTTTGTATTAGAAAATGGTTTAACTTTTAAAGTTGGGAGGGGTTTCTATGAATTTACTAAAACAGAAACTATCCAAGGGCATAAAGAAATTATTTTGATGGATAGGAAAACTGGTGATTTGTTTGAAGGTGCAGCAGCGAGGGAAATGTTGGGTTTACCAGCAGGTTCTAGTGTGCGACTCAAACCCAGTAATTTGGAGAAATATATAGTATTTGTGCAGAGTACTTCAGCTAATCGAAAATTGGTGGGAGGAACTCGTTTTCTGTACGAGGTGGAAGATTGGAAGGATAGTTAA
- the ligA gene encoding NAD-dependent DNA ligase LigA, with protein sequence MASVTPEVKQRVEQLRKNIQAASYAYYVLDAPTMEDAVYDRLYRELQDLENQYPELITPDSPTQRVGEKPASGFNSVRHNIPLYSLENAFNIAEFTKWQERWQRVSGSGEVSPDAPLYICELKIDGNAIALSYENGILVRGTTRGDGISGEDITQNVRTIRSIPLRLNLETPPKLVEVRGEAFLALEVFQQINQERQQAGETQFANPRNAAAGTLRQLDSKVVAKRRLDFFAYTLQIPGKDDVEVAQTQWEALELLQKMGFRVNPNRVLCKSLEDVQAYYDEWNTGRLNLPYMTDGVVVKINSFKLQEQLGFTQKFPRWAVALKYPAEEVPTRVENIIVNVGRTGALTPLAHLHPVELAGTTVQRATLHNSDRIAQLDIRIGDTVIVRKAGEIIPEVVRVLPELRPEGTQPFYIPSHCPVCSQPVIKPANEAVTRCVNASCPAILKGALEHWVSRDALDINGMGEKLVHQLLDKGVVHSVADLYDLTVEKLTTLDRMGTKLAQKLVDAIAHSKTQPWSRVLYGLGIRHIGSVNAQLLTEKFSTVEQLSAATTPQIESVYGIGFEIANAVNQWFKVPANQSLIERLRAAGLQLASHEQPQQTGKLSLAGKTFVVTGTLPTLKRDEAKDLIQKAGGKVTNSVSAKTDYLVVGEDAGSKLDKAQELGVKQLSEEDLLGMLEG encoded by the coding sequence GTGGCATCCGTAACACCTGAAGTTAAACAGCGAGTTGAACAACTCAGGAAGAATATCCAAGCAGCAAGTTATGCTTATTATGTTTTGGATGCTCCGACTATGGAGGATGCAGTTTATGATAGGCTCTATCGGGAATTACAAGATTTAGAAAATCAGTATCCAGAATTAATTACGCCAGATAGTCCGACGCAACGGGTGGGAGAAAAACCTGCGTCTGGGTTTAACTCGGTGCGGCATAATATTCCTCTATATAGTTTGGAAAATGCCTTTAATATTGCTGAGTTTACCAAATGGCAGGAACGTTGGCAGCGAGTTTCGGGGAGTGGAGAAGTATCACCGGATGCGCCACTATATATATGTGAGTTAAAAATTGATGGGAATGCGATCGCACTCAGCTATGAGAATGGTATTTTAGTTAGAGGTACAACGCGGGGTGATGGTATTTCTGGGGAAGATATCACCCAAAATGTGCGGACAATTCGTTCTATTCCTTTACGCCTGAATTTAGAAACGCCGCCAAAATTAGTAGAAGTACGGGGTGAGGCGTTTTTAGCGTTAGAGGTATTTCAACAAATTAATCAAGAAAGACAGCAAGCAGGAGAAACACAATTTGCTAACCCTCGTAATGCCGCAGCCGGAACTTTGCGACAATTAGATTCTAAGGTGGTAGCAAAACGGCGGTTAGATTTCTTTGCTTATACGTTACAAATTCCTGGTAAAGATGATGTTGAGGTAGCACAAACGCAGTGGGAAGCGTTGGAATTACTACAAAAAATGGGTTTTCGAGTTAATCCTAACCGTGTACTGTGTAAATCTTTAGAAGATGTGCAAGCTTATTATGATGAGTGGAATACTGGCAGATTAAATCTACCCTATATGACTGATGGGGTAGTAGTAAAAATTAATTCTTTTAAGTTACAAGAACAATTAGGATTTACGCAAAAGTTTCCCCGTTGGGCGGTGGCGTTAAAATATCCAGCCGAAGAAGTACCAACGCGGGTAGAAAATATTATTGTTAATGTTGGGCGTACTGGGGCATTGACTCCGCTTGCACATTTACACCCCGTAGAATTAGCAGGGACGACTGTACAAAGAGCTACTTTACATAATAGCGATCGCATTGCTCAATTAGATATCCGTATTGGGGATACTGTAATTGTGCGAAAAGCAGGGGAAATTATTCCCGAAGTGGTGCGCGTTTTACCAGAATTGCGCCCAGAGGGAACACAACCTTTTTATATTCCTTCCCATTGTCCGGTATGCAGTCAACCTGTGATTAAACCTGCAAATGAAGCGGTAACTCGATGTGTAAATGCTTCTTGTCCCGCTATTTTAAAAGGTGCGTTGGAACATTGGGTAAGTCGGGATGCTTTAGATATTAACGGGATGGGTGAAAAACTGGTGCATCAGTTATTAGATAAAGGTGTGGTGCATTCAGTTGCAGATTTGTATGATTTAACTGTGGAAAAGCTCACTACTTTAGACAGGATGGGTACTAAGTTAGCACAAAAATTAGTCGATGCGATCGCACATTCTAAAACCCAACCTTGGTCAAGGGTATTATATGGTTTAGGCATTCGTCACATTGGCAGTGTCAATGCTCAATTATTAACAGAAAAATTTAGTACTGTTGAACAGTTATCAGCAGCTACTACTCCTCAAATTGAATCAGTTTATGGCATTGGTTTTGAAATTGCTAATGCAGTGAATCAATGGTTTAAAGTACCAGCAAATCAAAGTTTAATTGAACGATTACGCGCTGCTGGTTTACAACTAGCGAGTCACGAACAACCACAACAAACAGGTAAGTTATCTTTAGCAGGTAAAACTTTTGTGGTTACTGGAACTTTGCCAACCTTAAAACGGGATGAAGCTAAGGATTTAATTCAAAAAGCTGGGGGAAAGGTGACAAATTCTGTGAGTGCGAAAACTGATTATTTAGTTGTGGGTGAAGATGCTGGTTCTAAGTTGGATAAGGCGCAAGAGTTGGGAGTTAAGCAATTGAGTGAGGAAGATTTATTGGGGATGTTGGAAGGTTGA
- a CDS encoding DMT family transporter, with product MNKISLHHTSGRWRLGLFLTIITVFTWGLEPIALTLTLKAVDIYTLSWFRFLICFGLLAIYLGARQQLPPIKTLQANHWKLLAIAIIFLSVNYVCFLKGLALTSPANGEMFIQLAPVLMGLGALVIFKERYNLRQWLGLGLLTLGFSLFFHDKLQNIAIASSQYIIGSSLVVVSAGAWAVYALAQKQLLEKLSSSSILMMIYGVCAVIFSFFANPQSILELSPFYFLLLIFCVFDTLIAYGAFSEALNHLEASKVGAVLPLSPIITLIGTWVLSLVAPNLMEPEQISILGVLGGGLVVAGSMAIALGQKN from the coding sequence ATGAATAAAATTTCATTACATCATACTTCCGGTAGATGGCGTTTAGGGTTATTTTTAACAATTATCACGGTGTTTACGTGGGGGCTTGAACCTATTGCCCTAACCTTAACACTAAAAGCAGTTGATATTTATACTCTCAGTTGGTTTCGTTTTTTGATTTGCTTTGGGTTACTAGCAATTTATTTAGGTGCGCGTCAGCAATTACCTCCGATAAAAACACTGCAAGCAAACCATTGGAAACTTTTAGCGATCGCGATTATATTTTTATCAGTTAATTATGTATGTTTTCTCAAAGGTTTAGCACTAACTTCTCCAGCTAACGGAGAGATGTTTATTCAGTTAGCTCCTGTTTTAATGGGTTTGGGAGCATTAGTTATTTTTAAAGAACGTTACAATCTTCGCCAATGGTTGGGGTTAGGATTACTAACATTAGGATTTAGTTTATTCTTTCACGACAAATTACAAAATATAGCTATAGCATCGAGTCAATATATAATTGGAAGCAGTTTAGTGGTAGTGTCAGCAGGAGCATGGGCAGTTTATGCTTTAGCTCAAAAGCAGCTATTAGAAAAATTATCATCTAGTAGTATTTTGATGATGATATATGGCGTTTGTGCTGTCATATTCAGTTTTTTTGCCAATCCTCAATCTATTTTAGAACTTAGTCCTTTCTATTTTTTGCTACTAATTTTTTGTGTATTTGATACGTTAATTGCTTATGGTGCTTTTTCTGAAGCATTAAATCACTTAGAAGCATCAAAAGTCGGTGCTGTATTGCCTTTATCTCCTATTATTACTTTAATAGGAACGTGGGTTTTATCGTTGGTCGCACCAAACTTAATGGAACCAGAACAGATTTCTATCTTAGGAGTGTTGGGTGGGGGATTGGTAGTAGCGGGATCAATGGCGATCGCACTGGGGCAAAAAAACTAA
- a CDS encoding GAF domain-containing sensor histidine kinase encodes MISPTCVLPTIETERLAAVGRYDILDTPPDGAFDRITNLAARFFNVPISIVSIVDHDRIWFKSHLGLEVKEIGLEPGLCASAILQDEVYIIKDARVDPRTLANPLVAGEFGLQFYAAAPLITSDGFRLGTICVIDYEPRCITEAEKTTLKELAAIVMDELELRLAAKKAVEAEIALRNEVVKSLQREKELNELKSQFVSMISHEFRNPLSSISISAELLEIYGEKFSYEKKQGHLRQVQTSVKKLLHLTNEILTIGKVEAGKLKFNPVPLDLKGFCQSLVAEMQINAGNKYNINFISYGDRENICMDQNLLEHILTNLLSNATKYSPSGGRINFELTYTQQEVIFRIQDSGIGIAPEDQTQLFNNFYRAKNVGKISGTGLGLAIVKNCVDLHGGKITVESDLGVGTTFIVTIPL; translated from the coding sequence ATGATTTCCCCTACTTGTGTCCTTCCTACTATTGAAACAGAACGGTTAGCTGCTGTAGGTCGTTATGACATTCTCGACACCCCACCAGATGGTGCTTTTGACCGAATTACAAATCTAGCTGCTAGGTTCTTCAATGTACCAATTTCAATTGTTAGTATTGTTGACCATGACCGAATTTGGTTTAAGTCTCACTTAGGCTTAGAAGTAAAAGAAATTGGGTTGGAGCCAGGATTGTGTGCTAGTGCTATTTTGCAAGACGAAGTTTATATTATAAAGGATGCTAGAGTAGACCCTCGAACCTTGGCTAATCCCTTAGTAGCTGGAGAGTTTGGACTGCAATTTTATGCGGCTGCTCCGTTAATTACAAGTGATGGGTTTAGATTAGGAACTATATGTGTAATTGATTACGAACCTCGTTGTATTACAGAAGCAGAAAAAACAACTCTAAAAGAGCTTGCAGCTATTGTTATGGATGAGTTAGAGCTTCGACTTGCAGCCAAGAAAGCTGTAGAAGCTGAAATTGCTCTCCGTAACGAAGTTGTCAAGAGTTTGCAACGAGAAAAGGAACTAAACGAACTAAAATCGCAGTTTGTTTCGATGATATCTCACGAATTCCGTAATCCGCTATCTTCAATTTCAATTTCCGCAGAATTACTGGAAATTTATGGGGAAAAGTTCAGTTATGAAAAAAAACAAGGGCATCTTCGTCAAGTTCAAACTTCTGTCAAGAAGTTACTTCATTTAACCAACGAAATTTTAACAATTGGTAAAGTCGAAGCAGGAAAATTAAAATTTAACCCAGTACCTTTGGATCTCAAAGGATTTTGCCAATCCCTAGTAGCAGAGATGCAGATTAATGCAGGTAATAAATATAATATCAATTTTATTAGTTATGGCGATCGCGAAAATATTTGTATGGATCAAAATCTGCTAGAGCATATCTTGACTAATTTGCTCTCAAATGCCACTAAATATTCACCCTCTGGCGGAAGGATTAATTTTGAATTAACTTATACACAACAAGAAGTTATCTTCCGTATTCAAGACTCAGGTATCGGTATCGCCCCAGAAGATCAAACACAGCTATTTAATAATTTCTATAGAGCGAAAAATGTCGGCAAAATTTCAGGGACAGGATTAGGATTAGCAATTGTTAAAAATTGCGTTGATTTACATGGAGGAAAGATTACAGTGGAGAGCGATCTGGGAGTAGGTACAACGTTTATAGTTACTATACCATTGTAA